One Nocardioidaceae bacterium SCSIO 66511 genomic window carries:
- a CDS encoding M20/M25/M40 family metallo-hydrolase — protein MLEHITEGALVDLGSEVLQIPSFKGDETKLAGWLADYFERRNYDVDLQEVAEGRRQVIARLPGRGSGPRLMFNGHLDIDPLRSGWRRDPFQPVAEDGLLYGAGARNMKAGLTSMIIAAEAIRKTHGALEGDLVLACVAGELQGGVGTTYALRNGLHADAAIVPEPFGAHNLVTTTCGVLEFAVSTFGFSEHISRKENAVDALSAMIPIINALNDIEFNYAPHPDLPDLPRLVVGGIVAGRGPAYDLSGPNYTPDTCTITVDVRYVPGQTSDSVIADVRAAIEDVRRERPELEYEISFESRPPYVLNEVVFEPSELPERAQIVDLLEHSHRELAGSPVDGIGAVLPHSYCGADSAHLQNAGIPSVLYGPTGPARTADDADDCAYLSEMELVARVLADTAVRFCGAR, from the coding sequence GTGCTCGAGCACATCACCGAGGGCGCACTCGTCGACCTCGGAAGCGAGGTATTGCAGATACCGAGCTTCAAGGGAGATGAGACAAAGCTCGCCGGCTGGCTTGCCGACTACTTCGAGCGTCGCAACTATGACGTCGACCTGCAGGAGGTCGCCGAGGGTCGGCGACAGGTGATCGCACGGCTTCCCGGTCGTGGGTCGGGACCCCGGTTGATGTTCAACGGCCACCTCGACATCGATCCGCTTCGCTCCGGTTGGCGCCGAGATCCGTTCCAGCCGGTTGCCGAAGACGGCCTGCTCTACGGTGCGGGCGCGCGAAACATGAAGGCCGGGCTGACCTCGATGATCATCGCGGCCGAGGCGATCAGAAAGACACACGGCGCTCTCGAGGGAGATCTCGTCCTCGCCTGCGTCGCGGGCGAACTACAGGGTGGCGTCGGTACGACCTACGCCCTCCGCAACGGTCTGCACGCCGACGCCGCTATCGTTCCGGAGCCGTTCGGCGCCCACAATCTGGTGACGACGACCTGCGGAGTGCTCGAGTTCGCGGTCTCGACCTTCGGCTTCTCAGAGCACATCAGCCGCAAGGAGAACGCGGTCGACGCCTTGTCGGCAATGATCCCGATCATCAACGCGCTCAACGACATCGAGTTCAACTACGCGCCACATCCGGACCTGCCGGACCTACCGCGTCTTGTCGTCGGCGGCATCGTCGCCGGTCGCGGACCCGCGTACGACCTGAGCGGGCCGAACTACACGCCGGACACGTGCACGATCACCGTCGATGTGCGATACGTGCCGGGTCAAACCAGCGATTCGGTCATCGCCGATGTGCGCGCCGCGATCGAAGACGTACGACGCGAGCGGCCTGAGCTCGAGTACGAGATCTCCTTCGAGTCGCGACCGCCGTACGTGCTCAACGAAGTGGTGTTCGAACCCAGCGAACTCCCCGAGCGGGCACAGATCGTCGATCTCCTGGAGCACAGCCATCGAGAGCTCGCCGGCAGCCCGGTGGACGGAATCGGCGCAGTACTACCGCACTCGTACTGCGGCGCCGACTCCGCGCACCTACAGAACGCCGGCATACCGAGCGTCCTGTACGGCCCGACCGGCCCGGCGAGGACCGCAGACGATGCCGACGACTGCGCGTACCTCTCCGAGATGGAACTCGTCGCACGTGTGCTCGCAGACACGGCCGTCAGGTTCTGCGGCGCACGCTGA
- a CDS encoding TetR family transcriptional regulator produces the protein MPRPREFDEQAAIDSAVESFWTHSYAGTSTAVLCEATGLSRSSLYNTFTGKSELYQSALRRYDEVKSAQRGAYLDGEGTGRERLESLLEAVLREQWSSDERRICLVVNAAVEVGNSEEAVAALARHNLEAFRDLLAQLIGEGQRDGSITATAPARELAAVVHAALNGVQVADRVAVDDADGRATVRTLMSML, from the coding sequence ATGCCACGCCCACGCGAGTTCGACGAGCAGGCGGCGATCGACTCCGCTGTCGAGTCGTTCTGGACTCATTCGTACGCCGGGACGTCCACGGCGGTGCTGTGCGAGGCGACCGGGCTTTCGCGTAGCAGTCTCTACAACACCTTCACCGGCAAGTCGGAGCTCTACCAGAGCGCGTTGCGTCGTTACGACGAGGTGAAGAGCGCCCAGCGCGGCGCGTACCTCGATGGTGAGGGCACCGGGCGGGAGCGGCTGGAGAGTCTGCTCGAGGCTGTGCTGCGCGAGCAGTGGTCGAGCGATGAGCGGCGAATCTGCCTGGTGGTGAACGCCGCCGTCGAGGTCGGCAACTCCGAAGAGGCGGTGGCCGCGCTGGCGCGGCACAATCTCGAGGCGTTCCGTGACCTGCTCGCACAGCTCATCGGCGAGGGTCAGCGTGACGGCTCGATCACTGCAACTGCGCCGGCGCGTGAACTCGCCGCCGTCGTGCATGCTGCGCTGAACGGCGTGCAGGTCGCCGATCGGGTGGCGGTCGACGACGCCGACGGCCGCGCGACCGTACGAACACTGATGTCGATGCTCTGA
- a CDS encoding MFS transporter, with amino-acid sequence MGTRTQRLPIAVHALALGIFCLGTSEFMLAGLLPQVASGLDVSIPDAGMLISAFAIGMLFGAPLMTLATLRLPQRATLLGAAAVFGLAHVAPFAVDGYASQLVGRVVAAVACATYWAVAAVITTKLAGPERTARALAVLVGGLTLANVVGVPAGTWIGGTLGWEAAFVAVAVASVAVVVLLRALVPVLPDARTGLPMRDLVRSETRAFRDRRLWLALATTATFQAAVFCTFSYLAPLLTDVAGLPEKYVPLVLLLFGIGTFVGVTIGGRYADRDMLANVVLSLAAMVLALLLLAAVAGSRIGVVAAVFVLGAASFSIAAALNGRVFAFAGDAPTLAASVNVSAFNVGNALGPWLGGVVIGAGLGLRAPVWMGALLGVVALCFAAGSWRIERARPTTPAFVQREDQHVGE; translated from the coding sequence ATGGGAACGCGAACCCAACGATTGCCGATTGCCGTCCACGCGCTCGCGCTCGGAATCTTCTGCCTCGGTACGTCGGAGTTCATGCTTGCGGGACTGTTACCGCAGGTGGCGAGCGGCCTCGACGTGAGTATCCCGGATGCGGGAATGCTGATCAGCGCGTTCGCGATCGGAATGCTGTTCGGTGCACCGCTGATGACTCTCGCGACGTTGCGGTTGCCGCAGCGCGCCACCTTGCTCGGAGCGGCGGCCGTGTTCGGTCTCGCGCACGTAGCGCCGTTCGCGGTCGACGGGTACGCCTCGCAGCTGGTCGGGCGAGTGGTGGCGGCCGTCGCCTGTGCGACGTACTGGGCCGTCGCCGCCGTCATCACGACCAAGCTGGCGGGGCCGGAGCGTACGGCGCGAGCGTTGGCCGTGCTCGTCGGCGGGCTCACGCTTGCGAACGTCGTCGGTGTGCCCGCAGGTACATGGATCGGAGGGACGCTCGGCTGGGAAGCGGCATTCGTGGCGGTCGCGGTCGCGTCGGTGGCCGTGGTGGTGCTGCTCCGAGCACTGGTGCCCGTACTGCCCGATGCGCGTACGGGGCTGCCGATGCGTGACCTAGTGCGCTCGGAGACGCGTGCGTTCCGCGACCGACGGCTCTGGCTGGCACTTGCGACGACTGCGACCTTCCAGGCTGCGGTGTTCTGCACGTTCTCCTACCTGGCACCGCTGTTGACCGACGTCGCCGGGCTGCCGGAGAAGTACGTTCCGCTCGTCCTGCTGTTGTTCGGCATCGGCACCTTCGTGGGCGTCACCATCGGCGGGCGCTACGCCGACCGAGACATGCTCGCCAATGTGGTGCTCAGCCTGGCTGCGATGGTTCTGGCGCTGCTGTTGTTGGCTGCAGTCGCCGGATCACGCATCGGAGTCGTGGCCGCGGTGTTCGTACTCGGTGCAGCGTCGTTCTCGATCGCCGCGGCGCTGAACGGCCGGGTGTTCGCCTTCGCCGGCGACGCGCCGACGCTCGCGGCGTCCGTCAACGTGTCTGCCTTCAACGTGGGCAACGCGCTGGGACCTTGGCTCGGCGGCGTCGTCATCGGAGCCGGTCTCGGGCTTCGTGCACCCGTCTGGATGGGTGCGCTCTTGGGCGTCGTCGCGCTCTGTTTCGCCGCGGGCTCGTGGCGGATCGAACGCGCGCGGCCGACTACTCCAGCCTTCGTACAAAGAGAGGATCAACATGTCGGAGAGTGA
- a CDS encoding amino acid ABC transporter permease — protein sequence MSTTDSASMTPEELAKLTRVPRRHTGRWIAAAILVLLVGFIVSAFARGEINWSTVGSYLTDRTILDGLINTVAMTFLAMFVGITIGAISAIMRLSPNPVLRTVSLAYVWLFRGIPQLLQLYIWYNLALVFPTLGIPGIAETQTVDVMSPLVATVLGLGLCQGAYTSEVIRAGILSVDQGQIEAAQGIGMTRLLIMRRITMPQAMRVIIPPVGNEFISMVKLTSLASAIQYTEMLHSAQNIYFVSGEVMELLFVATFWYVVVVSLLSIAQHFIEKRFSRGYGPTRSSRRRPSIQSGEATA from the coding sequence GTGAGCACGACGGACTCCGCAAGCATGACGCCAGAAGAGCTGGCGAAACTCACCCGAGTGCCCCGCCGCCACACCGGACGATGGATCGCTGCGGCCATTCTGGTCCTGCTCGTCGGGTTCATCGTGAGCGCCTTCGCTCGCGGCGAGATCAACTGGTCGACGGTCGGTAGCTACCTCACCGACCGCACCATCCTGGACGGCCTCATCAACACCGTCGCGATGACCTTCCTCGCGATGTTCGTCGGAATCACCATCGGCGCGATCTCGGCCATCATGCGGCTCTCGCCCAATCCGGTCCTCCGCACGGTGAGCCTCGCGTACGTATGGCTCTTCCGCGGTATTCCGCAGCTGCTCCAGCTCTACATCTGGTACAACCTTGCGCTGGTGTTCCCGACACTCGGCATACCCGGCATCGCCGAGACACAGACCGTCGACGTGATGAGCCCGCTGGTCGCGACCGTACTCGGCCTCGGCCTATGCCAAGGGGCGTACACCTCTGAGGTCATCCGCGCGGGGATCCTGTCGGTCGACCAGGGTCAGATCGAAGCTGCCCAGGGCATCGGGATGACTCGTCTGCTGATCATGCGCCGGATCACCATGCCGCAAGCGATGCGGGTCATCATCCCGCCGGTCGGCAACGAGTTCATCAGCATGGTCAAGCTGACCTCGCTGGCGAGCGCGATCCAGTACACCGAGATGCTGCACAGCGCGCAGAACATCTACTTCGTGAGCGGTGAGGTCATGGAGCTGCTCTTCGTGGCGACGTTCTGGTACGTCGTCGTCGTCTCACTCCTCAGCATCGCCCAGCACTTCATCGAGAAGCGCTTCTCCCGCGGGTATGGACCCACGCGTTCGAGCCGGAGACGACCATCCATCCAGTCCGGGGAGGCGACGGCATGA
- a CDS encoding LysR family transcriptional regulator, producing MDIESRHLRLVKSIADAGSITSAATALGSTQPALTRQLRRIEESLGGDLFVRSRDGVEPTTLGRLVVGRANAVLSVLDSLQTEVAAATSTAPAQVRIGVRYGQAMLGLMNGLRATVPNAEIVTNSEFRIGGLIDLVAAKRLDLAVVHEFKGYEIPLDSRITSAEICCTPAFVMLPETHRLARETEVELAELADDQWLLSPLDVDRETDCMTEVCADAGFTPKIVHYLNDGLGIELIRAGEAIAPSVPTNRCSGAILKPLVGCPIQVRQLLIVERHNPLATSLTKLARFVADALSDALANQPVYTAWQQRHGID from the coding sequence GTGGACATCGAGTCCAGGCATCTTCGACTGGTGAAGTCGATCGCCGACGCAGGGAGCATCACGTCCGCGGCAACGGCCCTCGGCTCAACGCAGCCTGCCCTGACGCGGCAGCTGCGGCGCATCGAGGAGAGCCTCGGCGGCGACCTCTTCGTACGCTCCCGCGACGGCGTCGAACCCACAACGCTCGGCCGGCTCGTCGTCGGACGAGCCAACGCGGTCCTCTCCGTCCTCGACTCACTGCAGACCGAGGTCGCCGCGGCGACCTCGACCGCGCCCGCGCAGGTCCGGATCGGAGTGCGGTACGGCCAGGCGATGCTCGGCCTGATGAACGGCTTGCGGGCGACGGTCCCCAATGCCGAGATCGTCACCAATAGCGAGTTCCGCATCGGTGGCCTGATCGATCTGGTTGCCGCCAAGCGGCTCGACCTGGCCGTCGTGCACGAGTTCAAGGGGTACGAGATACCGCTCGACTCGCGCATCACCTCCGCCGAGATCTGTTGCACGCCGGCGTTCGTGATGCTGCCCGAAACCCATCGCCTGGCCCGCGAGACCGAGGTCGAGCTCGCCGAGCTGGCCGACGATCAGTGGCTGCTGTCGCCGCTCGACGTCGACCGCGAAACCGACTGTATGACTGAGGTCTGCGCCGACGCGGGCTTCACACCGAAGATCGTGCACTACTTGAACGACGGGCTCGGCATCGAACTCATCCGGGCAGGAGAGGCGATCGCGCCGAGCGTACCGACCAACCGGTGCTCCGGAGCCATTCTCAAGCCGCTCGTCGGCTGCCCGATCCAGGTACGTCAGCTACTGATCGTCGAGCGCCACAACCCATTGGCGACCAGCCTCACCAAGTTGGCCCGCTTCGTTGCCGACGCACTGTCCGACGCCCTTGCCAACCAACCCGTCTACACGGCCTGGCAACAGCGCCACGGTATCGACTGA
- a CDS encoding ABC transporter substrate-binding protein translates to MHRSFVRTLAVTAAALCPAALLAACAGEESGGASSGGDDLVVATGSQFPPMEYIDTDSNKLTGFDIELGEAIADEMGVSLSWEQMDYNQFLTSLKSSRVNMVMGGMGDTAERQSEATFVDYLETGTQLYTSLTAQKEHGIKELTDLCGQTVAASANSNYSTYIDKWSKENCTGKNEPAIKVLDTDGSPAARLQLEQGRAVAVAQTTETVHYQMEVEPDTYALLGEPINSEYYGIGFAPDDESRQTDVREALETLIEDGTYGEITEKWGLDGQAIETPTVNLKPVEE, encoded by the coding sequence ATGCATCGATCTTTCGTGCGCACCCTGGCCGTGACAGCCGCCGCACTCTGTCCGGCAGCACTCCTCGCGGCATGCGCGGGCGAGGAGTCCGGCGGTGCTTCTTCCGGCGGCGACGACCTCGTCGTGGCGACCGGCAGCCAGTTCCCGCCAATGGAGTACATCGACACCGATTCGAACAAGCTGACCGGTTTCGACATCGAGCTCGGTGAGGCGATCGCCGACGAGATGGGCGTGTCGTTGAGCTGGGAGCAGATGGACTACAACCAGTTCCTGACCTCGCTGAAGAGCTCACGAGTGAACATGGTGATGGGCGGTATGGGCGACACCGCCGAACGCCAGAGCGAGGCGACGTTCGTCGATTACCTGGAGACGGGCACGCAGCTCTACACGTCGCTCACGGCGCAGAAGGAACACGGCATCAAGGAGCTGACGGACCTGTGCGGACAGACCGTTGCCGCGAGCGCGAACTCCAACTACTCGACCTACATCGACAAGTGGAGCAAGGAGAACTGCACGGGCAAGAACGAGCCCGCCATCAAGGTGCTCGACACCGACGGCTCGCCGGCAGCACGACTTCAGCTGGAGCAGGGCCGCGCGGTCGCCGTTGCGCAGACCACCGAGACCGTGCACTACCAGATGGAGGTCGAGCCCGATACGTACGCGCTGCTCGGCGAACCGATCAACAGCGAGTACTACGGCATCGGCTTCGCACCTGATGACGAGTCCCGGCAGACCGATGTACGCGAAGCACTCGAGACCTTGATCGAGGACGGCACGTACGGCGAGATCACCGAGAAGTGGGGGCTTGACGGTCAGGCCATCGAGACGCCGACCGTGAACCTGAAGCCCGTAGAGGAGTAG
- a CDS encoding type IV toxin-antitoxin system AbiEi family antitoxin, which translates to MARTIPRSLAGVVEHLELEGDPVVTVDSLRVAIHAAGREDPSDAKVRRTAYRLQQAGWLGTLRSRNAWEFLPGSRAGAHSGGDRFLEFRAYDANHRGWPGTLAMESAAGLHGLAQRFPEREVLALPKGMRAPKSFASEWRTITSAVPASAAVFVNGLRTWTVEALLVGIGERPTNYRDVAGLAQWLPEAVARADLEVVIELLSDMSNATVQRTAYLFGAVDLDAARDRVLEGSHPLEVAWFGPRGRGGLYDPATGVHDTTLRPLLSAGTGA; encoded by the coding sequence ATGGCGAGGACGATTCCGCGGTCGCTTGCGGGCGTTGTCGAGCACCTGGAGCTCGAGGGCGATCCGGTCGTCACGGTCGACTCGTTGCGGGTTGCGATTCACGCGGCGGGCCGCGAAGACCCCTCCGACGCGAAGGTACGGAGGACGGCGTACCGACTGCAGCAGGCAGGGTGGCTCGGCACGCTGAGGAGCAGGAATGCTTGGGAGTTCCTGCCCGGGTCACGTGCGGGCGCCCACAGCGGTGGTGACAGGTTTCTTGAGTTTCGCGCCTACGATGCGAATCATCGAGGGTGGCCTGGAACTCTTGCGATGGAGTCGGCTGCCGGACTGCACGGGCTCGCTCAGCGTTTTCCTGAGCGGGAGGTGCTTGCTTTGCCAAAGGGGATGCGGGCGCCGAAGTCGTTCGCAAGCGAATGGCGGACGATCACGTCGGCCGTTCCCGCGAGTGCGGCGGTGTTTGTGAACGGCCTCAGGACCTGGACCGTCGAAGCGCTTCTGGTCGGTATCGGTGAGCGGCCAACGAACTACCGGGACGTTGCGGGCCTGGCGCAGTGGTTGCCTGAGGCAGTTGCGCGTGCCGATCTAGAGGTGGTTATCGAGTTGCTGTCGGATATGTCGAATGCAACTGTGCAGCGCACCGCGTACCTCTTCGGTGCGGTCGACCTGGATGCTGCGCGCGACCGAGTCCTCGAGGGTTCACACCCGCTGGAGGTGGCGTGGTTCGGTCCCCGAGGAAGGGGCGGGCTATACGATCCGGCAACGGGTGTTCACGACACCACACTGCGTCCGCTCTTGTCGGCGGGGACCGGAGCATGA
- a CDS encoding SDR family oxidoreductase codes for MSESERRAIVVGASSGMGRAIAADLIASGASVALVGRNGDALREVAGGDPRHFVLVGDLLDQAAVDGMFKQVSEAYGSLDVAVNTAGILPPLAPAADIERVDLERAMLTNVVGVHAAMRHEIALMRSAGGAIVNVSSNLGPHATLAGFGAYGASKAALSALTKTAALDHAAEGIRINAISPGPSDTQMSYRPGEGASDRDARMKDANPSGRVARLDEIVAAVRYLTSAESAYVVGADLVIDGGASV; via the coding sequence ATGTCGGAGAGTGAACGACGCGCCATCGTGGTCGGCGCAAGCAGCGGGATGGGGCGCGCAATCGCAGCCGATCTCATCGCCTCCGGGGCATCGGTCGCCCTGGTCGGTCGCAACGGGGACGCTTTGCGAGAAGTGGCAGGCGGCGACCCGCGCCATTTCGTGCTCGTCGGTGACCTACTCGATCAAGCCGCCGTCGATGGGATGTTCAAGCAGGTGTCCGAGGCGTACGGGAGCCTCGACGTCGCAGTCAACACTGCGGGGATCCTTCCACCATTGGCACCGGCCGCGGACATCGAGCGCGTCGACCTCGAGCGGGCGATGCTGACGAACGTCGTCGGCGTACACGCCGCCATGCGCCACGAGATCGCGCTGATGCGATCAGCCGGGGGTGCGATCGTCAATGTGTCATCCAACCTCGGTCCGCACGCGACCCTGGCCGGGTTCGGCGCGTACGGTGCGAGCAAGGCGGCGCTCAGCGCTCTCACCAAGACGGCGGCGCTCGACCACGCCGCGGAGGGCATCCGGATCAACGCGATCAGCCCCGGACCGTCGGACACGCAGATGTCGTACCGGCCCGGGGAGGGCGCATCGGATCGAGATGCGCGGATGAAAGACGCCAACCCGTCGGGGCGGGTGGCGCGTCTCGACGAGATCGTCGCCGCCGTTCGCTACCTGACGTCCGCCGAATCCGCTTACGTTGTCGGTGCCGACCTCGTCATCGACGGCGGCGCGTCGGTGTGA
- a CDS encoding amino acid ABC transporter ATP-binding protein produces MSTLVKAVQVEKHFGEVAALGGVDLEVNEGEVVCILGPSGSGKSTMLRCVNQLEKIDGGALWVSGELVGYRRVGDTLRELSDREIAHQRREIGIVFQRFNLFAHMSVLDNIVEGPVQVLGQSRHEAETTAQDLLVRVGLADKSGSYPNELSGGQQQRVAIARALAMQPKLMLFDEPTSALDPELVGDVLAVMRDLAESGMTMIVVTHELGFAREVCDRVVFMDGGKVVETGSADQVLTSPTNERTKAFLSAVL; encoded by the coding sequence ATGAGCACTCTGGTGAAGGCCGTTCAGGTCGAGAAGCACTTCGGTGAGGTGGCAGCACTCGGCGGCGTTGACCTCGAGGTCAACGAGGGCGAGGTCGTATGCATCCTTGGTCCCTCGGGATCCGGCAAGAGCACGATGCTGCGGTGCGTCAACCAGCTCGAGAAGATCGACGGCGGTGCGCTGTGGGTGTCCGGCGAACTCGTCGGCTACCGCAGGGTCGGCGATACGCTTCGCGAACTGAGTGACAGAGAGATCGCACACCAGCGACGCGAAATCGGGATCGTGTTCCAGCGGTTCAACCTCTTTGCTCATATGAGCGTTCTGGACAACATCGTCGAAGGCCCCGTCCAAGTGCTCGGCCAGTCGCGACACGAGGCCGAGACGACTGCTCAGGACCTACTCGTACGCGTCGGCCTTGCCGACAAGTCAGGTTCGTACCCGAACGAACTCTCGGGCGGGCAACAGCAGCGTGTTGCGATCGCGAGAGCCCTTGCCATGCAGCCGAAACTGATGCTCTTCGACGAGCCGACATCGGCCCTCGACCCCGAGCTCGTCGGCGACGTCCTGGCAGTGATGCGAGATCTCGCCGAATCCGGCATGACCATGATCGTCGTGACGCATGAGCTCGGCTTCGCCCGCGAAGTCTGCGACCGAGTCGTGTTCATGGACGGCGGCAAGGTGGTCGAGACGGGGTCCGCCGACCAGGTACTGACGAGTCCGACCAACGAGCGAACGAAGGCGTTCCTCTCCGCCGTCCTCTGA
- a CDS encoding nucleotidyl transferase AbiEii/AbiGii toxin family protein codes for MFGQGLVFKGGTALRKFRAGSAGRFSTDLDFSAPDENVALDALQALDDVDVDGFRFSVTTVGDDGRRGDLRVVTPFGVPDIGAKAELSRHGLALQADVLEPVPQPIHTRYGFELPALPVVRAEEAIAEKLARYRRVSLARDLYDLAWFADAGALDEPLVRRLRVLKTYRDVIVDGRGGRPLDPEEILAPRAAADFDREDIGYLTKPVDVPKWIKKVQSRYVFLRDLALDEVRWCACNARDRYEVDQALEAMG; via the coding sequence TTGTTCGGGCAGGGGCTGGTGTTCAAGGGCGGGACTGCACTGCGGAAGTTTCGCGCTGGCAGTGCTGGCAGGTTTTCGACTGATCTCGACTTCAGCGCCCCGGACGAGAACGTCGCTCTGGATGCCCTGCAGGCACTTGACGACGTTGACGTTGATGGATTCCGGTTCTCTGTGACGACCGTGGGTGACGATGGCCGGCGTGGTGATCTTCGGGTGGTGACGCCGTTCGGTGTGCCGGACATCGGGGCGAAGGCGGAGCTCTCCCGTCATGGGTTGGCACTGCAGGCCGACGTGCTCGAGCCGGTCCCGCAGCCCATCCACACCAGATACGGGTTCGAACTGCCGGCGTTGCCGGTGGTGCGCGCGGAGGAGGCAATCGCGGAGAAGCTCGCGCGTTATCGGCGGGTGTCGCTTGCACGTGATCTGTACGATCTCGCCTGGTTCGCTGACGCGGGTGCGCTGGATGAACCGCTCGTACGCCGGCTGCGGGTGTTGAAGACCTACCGTGACGTGATTGTTGATGGCCGTGGAGGGCGACCGCTCGATCCCGAGGAGATTCTGGCTCCCCGAGCTGCGGCTGATTTCGACCGGGAGGACATCGGTTACCTCACGAAGCCCGTCGATGTGCCGAAGTGGATCAAGAAAGTGCAGTCGCGGTATGTGTTCCTCAGAGATCTGGCACTCGACGAGGTCCGCTGGTGTGCCTGCAACGCGCGTGACCGGTACGAGGTCGATCAGGCACTCGAAGCCATGGGCTGA
- a CDS encoding FAD-binding oxidoreductase: MTSNAVPTKHALETAVRGAVHVPGDPTWDDARKAWNLTVDQHPAAVVEVADTDDVLAAVRAARSLGMPVVAQSTGHAATENGVTGAILLRMHALDSVEIDADRSVARVGGGTMWKAVLERLDGTGLLGLGGSAPHISVVGYTLGGGLSWFGRKYGLASSGVRSVELVTATGDLTTVTAKSDPDLFWALRGYGGEFGIVTSMEFDLYPSPGVVGVRLLFPSADSRPVLEAFATLTASAPPELSASVTLLHLPDLPFIPEARRGQSFVAVNAAYLGTLDECNALLAGVVAAGSPLENVIEPVAMADLGVIADDPVDPAPSFDLGTLLRRFDSSTIDDLLEVAGPDSGTPLLGINIRHLGGAISEAPADPAVAGPVAEPYQLFTIGGPGPNATPADMDAVHRGVPQALGEAATDRTLYNFLGRSEPERAYDAATLDRLRTLKKERDPEGAFRMTRPLPR, encoded by the coding sequence ATGACCAGCAATGCCGTACCGACCAAACATGCCCTGGAAACCGCCGTACGCGGTGCAGTCCATGTGCCCGGCGATCCGACCTGGGACGACGCCCGCAAGGCGTGGAACCTCACCGTCGACCAGCACCCGGCGGCGGTCGTCGAAGTAGCGGACACCGACGACGTACTCGCTGCCGTACGCGCCGCCCGCAGCCTCGGGATGCCTGTCGTTGCCCAATCGACAGGTCACGCGGCAACGGAGAACGGCGTCACCGGTGCGATCCTGCTCCGGATGCACGCCCTCGACTCCGTCGAGATCGATGCCGACCGCTCGGTAGCGCGCGTCGGCGGGGGCACCATGTGGAAGGCGGTGCTCGAACGTCTCGACGGCACCGGACTACTCGGTCTCGGCGGCTCGGCTCCGCACATTTCCGTTGTCGGCTACACGCTCGGCGGCGGGTTGTCGTGGTTCGGCCGCAAGTACGGCCTCGCATCCAGCGGTGTTCGCTCCGTCGAGCTGGTGACCGCGACCGGTGACCTCACCACGGTCACCGCGAAGAGCGACCCCGACCTGTTCTGGGCACTTCGCGGCTATGGCGGCGAGTTTGGGATCGTCACGTCGATGGAGTTCGACCTCTATCCGTCGCCGGGCGTCGTCGGCGTACGCCTGCTGTTTCCGTCCGCCGACTCACGACCCGTGCTCGAAGCATTCGCCACGCTGACGGCTTCTGCACCACCCGAGCTATCGGCCTCGGTCACGCTCCTCCACCTGCCTGACCTTCCGTTCATCCCGGAGGCCCGCCGCGGTCAGTCGTTCGTCGCGGTGAACGCCGCCTACCTCGGCACGCTCGACGAATGCAATGCGCTGCTGGCGGGTGTCGTCGCGGCCGGGAGTCCGCTCGAGAACGTGATCGAGCCCGTAGCGATGGCAGACCTAGGGGTAATCGCAGACGACCCGGTCGATCCGGCACCGTCCTTCGACCTCGGTACCCTCCTTCGCAGGTTCGACTCGTCAACGATCGACGACCTGCTCGAGGTTGCCGGCCCGGACAGCGGTACGCCCCTCCTCGGCATCAACATCCGTCACCTCGGCGGGGCCATCTCCGAGGCTCCGGCCGACCCCGCAGTGGCCGGACCCGTCGCCGAGCCGTACCAGCTGTTCACCATCGGCGGCCCCGGGCCGAACGCCACGCCTGCCGACATGGATGCCGTGCACCGTGGGGTCCCGCAGGCGCTCGGCGAAGCGGCCACGGACCGCACGCTCTACAACTTCCTCGGCCGCAGCGAGCCCGAGCGCGCGTACGACGCCGCGACGCTGGATCGCCTTCGAACGTTGAAGAAGGAGCGCGACCCCGAAGGAGCCTTCCGGATGACCCGGCCGCTGCCGCGCTGA